The Corvus moneduloides isolate bCorMon1 chromosome 25, bCorMon1.pri, whole genome shotgun sequence genome includes a window with the following:
- the RBM7 gene encoding RNA-binding protein 7 yields MGAAAAEANRTLFVGNLDPKVTEELIFELFHQAGPVITVKIPKDRDGRPKQFAFVNFKHEESVPYGLRLLNGIKLYGRPMRIQFRSGSSHAAQDINPSCPPLTAAGTSPPGMPHPASNCSRYERVPDGMAAPGFPSSLQRQAVMNSVARQQPQFGGKYEQPGFAPPGYPHSFHAPPGSPGPRRSEGPALRKGRLGAHPYPPDTRHFGRERFGERGPDYGRGKRDEYGFDERGHDAEHHYRGGREEHYDDRHRDGWSYDYRRESYREAKWHSSRH; encoded by the exons ATGGGGGCGGCGGCTGCCGAGGCGAACCGGACGCTGTTCGTGGGGAACCTGGACCCCAAGGTCACCGAGGAGCTCATCTTCGAGCTCTTCCACCAG GCGGGTCCCGTGATCACCGTGAAGATCCCGAAGGACCGGGATGGACGGCCCAAGCAGTTCGCCTTCGTCAATTTCAAGCACGAGGAGTCGGTGCCGTACGGACTGCGGCTGCTCAACGGGATCAAGCTGTACGGGCGGCCCATGCGCATCCAGTTCCGATCAG GGAGCAGtcatgcagcccaggatatcAATCCATCCTGTCCCCCGCtcacagctgctggcaccagccctCCTGGGATGCCTCATCCAGCATCCAACTGCAGCAG GTATGAGAGGGTTCCAGATGGCATGGCCGCACCAGGGTTCCCATCGAGCCTGCAGAGACAAGCAGTG ATGAACAGTGTGGCTCGGCAGCAACCGCAGTTCGGGGGGAAATATGAGCAGCCCGGCTTTGCCCCTCCTGGCTACCCGCACTCCTTCCACGCCCCTCCGGGCTCCCCGGGGCCGCGGCGCTCTGAGGGGCCGGCCCTGCGCAAGGGCCGGCTGGGTGCCCACCCCTACCCCCCAGACACCCGCCACTTCGGCCGCGAGCGCTTTGGGGAGCGCGGCCCCGACTACGGCCGGGGCAAACGGGATGAGTACGGCTTTGATGAGAGGGGCCACGACGCCGAGCACCACTACCGGGGCGGCCGGGAGGAGCACTACGACGACAGGCACCGGGACGGCTGGAGCTACGACTACCGCAGGGAGAGCTACAGAGAGGCCAAGTGGCACTCATCGCGGCATTGA
- the NNMT gene encoding LOW QUALITY PROTEIN: nicotinamide N-methyltransferase (The sequence of the model RefSeq protein was modified relative to this genomic sequence to represent the inferred CDS: inserted 2 bases in 1 codon; substituted 2 bases at 2 genomic stop codons), with protein sequence MEAPAIFMEAEFYQRNFDPREYLKEFYSMSTSREGASAFMMLNLGNLRKIFSLSEHSRGVRRRGTASFPGLPNMERAMGXGDILIDVGCGPTTYQLLSAXMITLDYTDQNHREMKKWLKNEAGAFHWEPAVKXICELEGDREKWAKKQEKLRKTVKQVLKCDVTKANPRGPVSLPPADCIVSTLCLEGACKDLATFRSALRNISTLLKPGRHLVMVTALGDTCYSPFSGTK encoded by the exons ATGGAAGCGCCAGCGATCTTCATGGAGGCAGAGTTTTACCAGCGGAATTTTGACCCTCGCGAGTATTTGAAAGAATTTTACAGCATGAGCACCAGCCGGGAAGGGGCAAGCGCGTTTATGATGCTGAACTTGGGGAACCTGCGTAAAATCTTCTCCTTAAGTGAGCACTCCCGAGGCGTTCGGAGGCGTGGGACGGCATCATTTCCCGGGCTGCCGAACATGGAGCGAGCT ATGGGCTGAGGTGACATCCTGATAGATGTCGGCTGTGGCCCCACCACCTACCAGCTCCTGTCTGC GATGATCACCTTGGACTACACTGACCAGAACCACCGGGAGATGAAGAAGTGGCTGAAGAACGAAGCAGGAGCCTTTCACTGGGAGCcagcagtgaaataaatttGTGAACTGGAAGGGGACAG GGAGAAGTGGGCTAAGAAGCAGGAGAAATTGAGGAAGACGGTGAAGCAGGTTCTGAAGTGTGATGTGACCAAAGCTAACCCCAGGGGCCCCGTGTCCCTGCCGCCAGCCGACTGCATCGTCTCCACCCTGTGCTTGGAGGGTGCCTGCAAGGACCTGGCCACCTTCCGCAGTGCCCTGAGGAACATCAGCACCCTCCTGAAGCCAGGGAGGCACCTGGTCATGGTGACTGCCCTTGGGGACACCTGCTACAGCCCTTTTTCTGGCACTAAATAA